The Paenibacillus yonginensis genome segment ATTCTTCCGTATCAATTACACCTAATTTGGTCATAATGACCGCTTTGCCCCGTACTTTAACAGCCGAGGTATGATCCGTAAACTGGGCGATAAGCACCTCGCCTTTATCCAGCTTCTCCGTATGATGAAAGCGGGTATCCTTGCCGCGTGTAAGCCCGATCACCTGAACCCCTTGCTCTTTGGCTTTGACGACAAAATAATCGCCGCCTGCGCTGTTTGGCTCGCCCGCTCCGCCTGTTTGTCCAGTCTGCTCCATAACGAGAGTCCTCCCTCCCGGATTCGTTGGTTTAAATTGCTTTTATTCTATATCGCTCGAACGGAAAAAGAAAGGGCCGTGAACATTAGCTCACGTCCCTTCTTACGGAAAAATATGTAGAAAGCTTTATTTAATTCCGTCTTTAAGCGCTTTGCCTGGTTTGAAAGCAGGGATTTTGCTGGCAGGGATTTCGATTTCTTCGCCAGTTTGCGGGTTGCGGCCTTTACGGGCAGAACGTTCGCGAACCTCGAAGTTTCCGAATCCAACCAATTGCACTTTGTCTCCGTTTTGCAGAGCTTCGGAAATCGCTTCGAATACAGCGTCAACTGCTTTCGTTACGTCTTTCTTGGACAGCTCAGTGCTTTCAGCCACTTGAGTAATCAGTTCAGACTTATTCATTATTTCACCTCCCCAACAAAGATTTATTCTAGTATAATTTGTTTCCGTTTTGCTCGAAATTATACGCGAATTTCCTGAATTAAGCAAATAAAGCTGCAAAGAACCCGTGGAAATCGCGGTTTTTGCATATCTTTTGAAGCCGAGAACAAACTTATAGTAATACAGTCATTCTCTAATTTCAAGTTAAAAATACTAGATTGCACAAACAAAAACCGGCCGGAAGAGTCCTGTCTCTTCCAGCCGGTTGGCTGCTGCAGAAGTTCGGTAGGTTTTACAGAATGATGGCGATCAGACCGCCGGAGCCTTCGTTGATGATGCGGCCAAGCGTTTCCTGCAGCTTGTAGCGGGCGTTGTCAGGCATAAGCGCAATCTTGCCCTGGATGCCTTCGCGCACAATGGAATGAAGCGAGCGGCCAAAAATGTCGGATTCCCAAATTTTGATCGGGTCATTCTCGAAGTCCTGCATCAGATAGCGGACCAATTCCTCACTTTGCTTCTCCGTACCGATAATCGGCGCAAATTCAGACTCCACATCCACCCGGATCATATGGATGGACGGCGCAGTCGCCTTCAGTCTTACCCCAAACTTGGAGCCCTGACGAATCAGCTCCGGTTCATCCAGTGCCATCTCGGCAAGCGTCGGCGCGGCGATGCCGTAGCCGGTCGTTTTAACCATTTCCAGCGCTTCCGCAAAACGGTCATACTCCCGCTTGGCATGCGTAAACTCCTGCATCAGCTGCAGTAGATGATCTTTGCCACGAATTTCGACCCCGACCACTTCCGTAAGGATGCTGTCGTACAAATCATCCGGCGCGTATAGATCAATTTCCGCTACTCCTTGCCCCATATTCAGTCCGCTTAAGCCCGCGCGGTCAATGAAGTCATATTCGAGGAAGCTGTTGACCACACGGTCGACATCACGCAATCTGCGGATATCTTTAACGCTTTCACGGACGGAGGATTCATAATTGCTGCGCAGCCAGTGATTTTCGTTCAGCACCATAACCCAGCTAGGCAGATTGACGTTGACTTCATGAACCGGGAACTCATAAAGCACTTCCCGGAGCACACCGGTAACGTCTTCTTCCGTCATCGTAGCCGCGCTAAGCGTAATAACCGGAATGTCATATTTGGCTTGTAGCTCGCTGCGAAGCTGAAGAGCTTCCTCGCTGCGCGGTTTGGTGGAGTTGATTACAAGCACAAAAGGTTTGCCAACCTCTTTCAATTCCTCAACGACACGCTCCTCGGATTCCACATAAGAAGAACGGGGAATATCGGCAACCGTGCCATCTGTTGTGATCACAACCCCTAAAGTCGAGTGTTCCTGGATCACTTTACGTGTTCCGATCTCGGCCGCTTCCTGGAACGGAATCGGCTCCTCGAACCATGGCGTTGAGATCATCCGAGGACCATTTTCATCCTCATACCCTTTAGCCCCGTCAACCGCATAACCCACGCAGTCTACCAGGCGCACATTCACCTCAAGACCTTCGTCTACCTTGATCTGCACCGCATTATTAGGCACAAATTTAGGTTCGGTGGTCATGATCGTTTTGCCTGCTGCGCTCTGCGGAAGCTCATCGACCGCCCGGACCCGGTCGGCTTCGCTGGCGATATTCGGCAGCACAACAGTTTCCATAAATCTTTTGATAAAAGTTGATTTGCCTGTACGGACTGCCCCGACAACTCCCAAATAAATATCTCCTCCGGTACGTTCGGCAATGTCCTTAAAAATGTCCACTTTCTCCAATACCAATGATATCCCCTCCTCAAATTTCGCCGAAGGATAAATGCCCTGCGAGCATCCGCCCTTGCTGTAGGAACCAGTTTCCCTTTTGAGCTGTTGCAGGCGGCAGAGCAGCCTCCCTATTCCCTCGTCCACCGCCGTGCAGACAGATGCATCCTTTTCAGGAGAGCGGCGTGAACTCGTACATGCATTTGGACTAGTATCATCTTATGTACCGGATCCTAAATTATGTCTTGAATCATTTGAACTTTCTCAAGCATAATTCAAGAGGACGGCCGGATGCTTCCTGCGCGCAAAGGAACGGGCATTCCCGCACTGTACTGAAAGTTTATGATAATCTATCATCCGATATGACAACAAAAAAGACCGGGATTGTCCCGGTCTTTTTGTCGTTCTTTCATTTATATAGATTAGGCAGCCCCTTGGCCTGCCGCGCTCCATCTCTACCATAACGAGTCATCCTCGTTCTGCTGGGCTTCAAGCAGCTTTCTGACCACTGTCTTTAACCGATCCTCCGGAAGGCTCACAACCGCCTGTCCGTCAATTTTGGCCTGGCAGGCAAGCCTAATCCCTTTCTGCAATAAAGGGCCCAGCTTCCGCCTTTCAGCCTGCGTAGCTGCAGACAAGGCTGCCGCATGCTCAGCCTCAACCTGAATCTTGCACATCAGGCAGCTGGCCATCCCGCTGCAGCGGGTAGGAATATGGATGCGATTCTGCTGAGCGGCAAGCAGCACGGTTGTGCCTGGTCGAACTTTAAACGTCTTGCCGGCTGGTTTAAACGTGATCGTTGTTTCCAAGCTTGGTTGAACTCCCTTCTTTAACGGTTTGAGTTTGCTCTCTCTAGCCCCGAGACGGCTCTAATCCAGCCATCCCTGCAGGCAGGCCAGCTTATTCATTTCCTTCTGCTGCTGCAGCGACCAGCCTCTCCGTAAGGCAATCTGCTTCAGGAGGGGGATATGCTTGTCCGGTTTGGCATTAATTTGCGCGGCAATCGCCCGGTAGCGGTCCGGTCTTCCTCGAAGCAGGTTGAAGATCAGCTCATGCGCCAGCGGCATTACCTTCAGTCCGGGTATAATTTCAAAGGCTGCGGCCTCCAGCACCTGTTCTACCTCTACCTTGTAATCGGCCAGAGATGTGCGGACTTCGAAACCGCCCACCAGCTCGAGCGTATAACCTTCAATCTCGTAATGGCTGAGCAAAGAAGCGTAGATTCCGCTTTCATCCCAGCGGGGTTCATCCGTGGCCCATGCCTCCAGCTGTATGTGAATCAAGGAGGCAGCAGGCTGCTCAGCATAAATATCAATATCCCTTGGCGGAGCGTTCAGGGGCACGCCCTGCAGCCACAATCCAACGCTGCCGCCCGCCAGCCATTTCACCCCGGCAGGCCGTACAAGCTCGGTAACAGCCGACAACGCGTGTTCCAATCCGGGATTGGGGACAAGTGACTTATGTTTTATGTAATTTTCCAGCATCTCAAGGCTGCTAATCCTCTTCATGTAATCAACACCCAATACTCACAAAAATTGAAGCCGCAAGCTCAATTCCAATGATCCTTTCTGTTCTTTGTATCCTATACTGCCCCATATTATATCATTCAGGGCCTCCATGGGAACCCAATCTCTACGGAAAATGAGAAACTAGATTTCTATTGCATAATCAAATCCGTATGGAACACCAGACCTCTTTACAAACCAAAAAAGAACCTGCGGCTATAAGCCGAGGTTCTTGACGGATGCCAGGACGGTTCCTGACGGGCAACCTTTATTTTTTCATCATCAGTTTCATCAAAGATTCCATATTCTGCGGGTTCATGCCGCTTTTCTTGACGGCGGCCACAATCTCCGAAACGGTCGATTCCGACACCGGCACTTTGGCCATGGCAGATACGGATTTGATCAATTGGCGGAGCTGCGCTTCATTTTGCAGTGTCGAAGGCTTGACCGTGCTGGCCAATTTCTTGACGGCACCTTCTGTAATATTTTTTCCCGCCTTTTTGTTAATCAGATTCAAGGCATCCTTGGAAATGTTTTTGCTCATGCTCATCCCTCCTCCGGCAGTGCTCTTTGACACTATATGAAAGAGGGGGGCAATATGTGAGCCGGCCATCAGCCGCTTTTCAGCCAGCCGTCAGGCACGTGGTCCTTAGGTATGCCACTGCTCCCACGTTTCCAGGGACATGACTTCCATTTCCGTCTTTTTATCTCGCCCCATCAACGCTTCCACCGCAGTCCGGGCATCCAGTCCTTTAAAAAGAACATTATACAGCTGGCTTGCGATCGGCATCTGGACTTTATATTTCTCAGCGATTTCGTGTGCCGCCTGAGTCGTTCTTATACCTTCTACAACCATATCCATCTTCTTGAGCACTTCATCCAGCGTCATCCCCTGCCCGAGCATCGAACCGGCCCGCCAATTGCGGCTGTGCTGGCTCGTTGCAGTGACCACCAAATCCCCCACCCCTGCAAGACCGGCAAAAGTAAGCGGATTGGCGCCCATTTGCGCGCCTACCCGGGTAATCTCGGCCAAACCGCGAGTCAGCAGCGCTGCTTTGGCGTTATCTCCATAACCCAGGCCATCAGACATTCCGGCGCCAAGGGCAATGATATTTTTTAACGCACCGGCGAGCTCAACGCCAACCTGATCCCGGTTCGTATAGACACGGAAATAAGTGTTCATAAACAGATCCTGAGCGCGCTGCGCCTCCTGTTCTTCCAAAGAAGCCACAACCACAGTAGTCGGGCATTGCTTGACGACTTCCTCGGCATGGCTGGGTCCGGACAAGACAACAATCCGCCCTTCCTCGCAGCCCAGCTCCTCGGAAATCACGGTAGACATTCTTTTTAACGTTTCCGTTTCAAAACCTTTTACAGCATGGATCACCAGCTGCTCCGGTCTCCAATGCTTGCTTAGTTCCTTCGACACCTGGCGGGCAGCCGATGAAGGAGAGACGATTACGATGGCTTCAGCGCCTTTCACCGCCTCCTCCATATCGGTTGTAGCAATAATATTGGAAGACAACGTTACACCCGGCAGGTAGCGGTTCTGATGATCCCGGTTGATCTCCTCCGCCTGCCCGCTATTCCGGGTCCACAACGAAACCTGTATGCCTTTATCGGCCAGTACGGAAGCTAAGGCTGTTCCCCAGCTTCCCGCAACTAAAACCGCCGCTTTCTGAAACAAATCAAATTCCCCCTTTGGAACCCAGTTTGTTCTCTCTGCCTTGAATAATTTTAACGATATTGGACCGGTGTCTCCAGAAGGCAAACACACAGATCAGGACGCTCGCCCAAAAGTTAGGCCAGAAGTCGGCGCCGTTTGGTCCAAAAATCAGCATAAAAATGGGCGT includes the following:
- the mtrB gene encoding trp RNA-binding attenuation protein MtrB, whose amino-acid sequence is MEQTGQTGGAGEPNSAGGDYFVVKAKEQGVQVIGLTRGKDTRFHHTEKLDKGEVLIAQFTDHTSAVKVRGKAVIMTKLGVIDTEE
- a CDS encoding HU family DNA-binding protein → MNKSELITQVAESTELSKKDVTKAVDAVFEAISEALQNGDKVQLVGFGNFEVRERSARKGRNPQTGEEIEIPASKIPAFKPGKALKDGIK
- the spoIVA gene encoding stage IV sporulation protein A, with amino-acid sequence MEKVDIFKDIAERTGGDIYLGVVGAVRTGKSTFIKRFMETVVLPNIASEADRVRAVDELPQSAAGKTIMTTEPKFVPNNAVQIKVDEGLEVNVRLVDCVGYAVDGAKGYEDENGPRMISTPWFEEPIPFQEAAEIGTRKVIQEHSTLGVVITTDGTVADIPRSSYVESEERVVEELKEVGKPFVLVINSTKPRSEEALQLRSELQAKYDIPVITLSAATMTEEDVTGVLREVLYEFPVHEVNVNLPSWVMVLNENHWLRSNYESSVRESVKDIRRLRDVDRVVNSFLEYDFIDRAGLSGLNMGQGVAEIDLYAPDDLYDSILTEVVGVEIRGKDHLLQLMQEFTHAKREYDRFAEALEMVKTTGYGIAAPTLAEMALDEPELIRQGSKFGVRLKATAPSIHMIRVDVESEFAPIIGTEKQSEELVRYLMQDFENDPIKIWESDIFGRSLHSIVREGIQGKIALMPDNARYKLQETLGRIINEGSGGLIAIIL
- a CDS encoding 2Fe-2S iron-sulfur cluster-binding protein, which translates into the protein METTITFKPAGKTFKVRPGTTVLLAAQQNRIHIPTRCSGMASCLMCKIQVEAEHAAALSAATQAERRKLGPLLQKGIRLACQAKIDGQAVVSLPEDRLKTVVRKLLEAQQNEDDSLW
- a CDS encoding stage VI sporulation protein F, producing MSKNISKDALNLINKKAGKNITEGAVKKLASTVKPSTLQNEAQLRQLIKSVSAMAKVPVSESTVSEIVAAVKKSGMNPQNMESLMKLMMKK
- a CDS encoding NAD(P)H-dependent glycerol-3-phosphate dehydrogenase translates to MFQKAAVLVAGSWGTALASVLADKGIQVSLWTRNSGQAEEINRDHQNRYLPGVTLSSNIIATTDMEEAVKGAEAIVIVSPSSAARQVSKELSKHWRPEQLVIHAVKGFETETLKRMSTVISEELGCEEGRIVVLSGPSHAEEVVKQCPTTVVVASLEEQEAQRAQDLFMNTYFRVYTNRDQVGVELAGALKNIIALGAGMSDGLGYGDNAKAALLTRGLAEITRVGAQMGANPLTFAGLAGVGDLVVTATSQHSRNWRAGSMLGQGMTLDEVLKKMDMVVEGIRTTQAAHEIAEKYKVQMPIASQLYNVLFKGLDARTAVEALMGRDKKTEMEVMSLETWEQWHT